One genomic window of Candidatus Nitrospira inopinata includes the following:
- a CDS encoding HD-GYP domain-containing protein codes for MPKRTIPIARLKVGMYISGLDRSWLHTPFLRHSFPIKSEQEIAALRKSGVATVVIDTDLGRDVQDEHTASKTVPPPQPDPAPHVTDTTAADDQPTQAPREAEPLPARPSPLQLAAHFSEARQQREQWLARAKALFEKTRATDIIEARDAQAIVDDVLKTVLERQAACLAVLGLGQLDATLQEHGLTVCTLALILGKSLNFSDDRLNQLGLGALLHDIGLTKLPRHMIKRSKTMTPAQQALYQTHTEEGLRILQKSWLAAPDLLLMISHHHQFEKPTETAPDSASDTDPVNLISVIDQYDELLSGQTGLPPMSSSQALSHLYQRSQTHAEWRTLVSSLIRVIGIYPLYSVVSLTSDEVGVVAAITPGKAHLPYLYLCRDKFQRPCIPPKPLDLAQEPEGSRRVKELLDPRRCGVNIEQVLEQAAA; via the coding sequence ATGCCCAAACGAACTATTCCAATTGCTCGCCTTAAGGTGGGCATGTACATCTCGGGGCTTGATCGCTCCTGGCTTCACACCCCGTTTCTCCGTCATAGTTTTCCGATCAAGAGCGAGCAGGAAATCGCGGCGTTGCGAAAATCCGGCGTCGCCACGGTCGTCATCGACACCGACTTGGGCAGGGACGTGCAGGATGAACACACGGCGTCCAAAACCGTTCCCCCTCCCCAACCAGATCCTGCACCCCATGTCACCGACACCACCGCCGCTGACGACCAGCCCACCCAAGCCCCAAGGGAGGCGGAGCCTTTGCCGGCGCGACCGTCTCCCCTTCAACTGGCCGCCCACTTCTCGGAAGCAAGGCAGCAGCGCGAGCAATGGCTTGCCCGGGCGAAGGCCCTTTTTGAAAAGACACGCGCAACGGATATCATCGAGGCTCGTGACGCTCAAGCCATTGTTGATGATGTCCTGAAAACCGTACTCGAGCGACAAGCCGCATGCCTCGCCGTCCTGGGTCTCGGACAACTTGATGCAACCTTGCAAGAACATGGGCTTACCGTATGCACTCTCGCCCTCATTCTCGGTAAATCCCTCAATTTCTCAGACGACCGGCTGAACCAACTCGGCCTGGGGGCCCTGCTGCATGACATCGGTCTGACCAAACTGCCACGCCACATGATCAAACGATCAAAGACCATGACTCCCGCTCAACAGGCGCTCTATCAAACTCACACGGAAGAAGGCCTTAGAATCTTGCAAAAAAGCTGGCTTGCGGCACCAGATCTTCTCTTGATGATCAGCCATCACCATCAATTTGAAAAGCCGACCGAGACCGCCCCCGACTCGGCGTCCGACACCGACCCCGTCAACCTGATCAGCGTCATCGACCAATACGACGAACTCCTGAGCGGTCAAACAGGCCTCCCGCCCATGTCGTCGAGCCAAGCCTTGTCTCACCTCTATCAGCGCTCTCAGACTCACGCCGAATGGCGGACTCTTGTCTCATCGCTGATCAGGGTCATCGGCATCTATCCACTGTACAGCGTCGTTTCCCTGACCAGTGACGAGGTGGGCGTCGTCGCCGCCATCACCCCAGGAAAGGCTCACCTGCCCTACCTGTATCTCTGTCGAGACAAATTCCAGCGACCTTGCATTCCACCCAAACCGCTCGACTTAGCCCAAGAACCTGAAGGCAGCCGCCGGGTGAAAGAACTGCTGGATCCTCGGCGGTGCGGCGTCAATATCGAACAGGTGCTCGAACAGGCTGCGGCATGA
- a CDS encoding multicopper oxidase domain-containing protein, translating into MPASAGAKVHDVTFTATESEIVIDGNGTKYKAWTFNGQMPGPVVRVTQGDTVNFTLIGHKDNAFPHSMDFHAAELDFLKNYHKTVGPGETHKFSFVAKKPGVFFYHCGASPMIQHVARGMFGAIIVDPKDSSVWPKADREFVLVQSELWKNPDNVQAMFDRKWDHTVFNGGIFKYHPFFPGGEPLEVKVGERVRIYFVNAGPNEFSALHPIAEIWDAVYESGNPSNKFIGVQTYVVGPGSAATFDMIADEPGAYPVVTHSLTGALRGAIAVVVANKNPKDYKGQLMPNTPWNP; encoded by the coding sequence ATGCCGGCATCTGCCGGGGCAAAGGTTCATGACGTCACGTTCACGGCGACCGAATCGGAAATCGTCATCGACGGCAACGGGACGAAGTACAAGGCCTGGACGTTTAACGGTCAAATGCCGGGCCCGGTTGTTCGGGTCACGCAGGGCGATACCGTCAACTTCACCTTGATCGGCCACAAGGACAACGCTTTTCCGCATTCAATGGACTTCCATGCGGCCGAGCTCGACTTCTTGAAAAACTACCACAAGACGGTCGGACCGGGCGAGACACATAAATTCTCCTTCGTGGCGAAGAAACCCGGCGTGTTTTTCTACCATTGCGGCGCGAGCCCCATGATCCAGCACGTCGCCCGCGGCATGTTCGGCGCCATCATCGTCGACCCCAAAGATTCGAGCGTGTGGCCCAAAGCCGATCGAGAATTCGTGTTGGTGCAGTCCGAGCTGTGGAAGAATCCTGACAACGTCCAGGCCATGTTTGACCGGAAGTGGGACCATACGGTCTTCAACGGCGGCATCTTTAAATACCATCCGTTCTTTCCCGGCGGAGAACCGCTGGAAGTCAAGGTCGGCGAGCGGGTACGAATCTACTTTGTGAACGCCGGCCCCAATGAATTCTCGGCGCTCCATCCCATCGCGGAAATCTGGGACGCCGTCTATGAAAGCGGCAATCCTTCAAACAAGTTCATCGGAGTTCAGACTTATGTCGTCGGGCCAGGCAGCGCGGCCACCTTCGACATGATCGCCGATGAGCCGGGAGCCTATCCCGTCGTGACCCACTCCTTGACCGGGGCCCTCCGGGGTGCCATCGCGGTGGTGGTCGCCAACAAGAATCCCAAGGACTATAAAGGTCAGTTGATGCCAAACACCCCTTGGAACCCGTAA
- a CDS encoding group I truncated hemoglobin encodes MKWSKKIVCATVAAASFWAFSGAASYAAEQSLYERLGGVGAIQAVVTKFINNVGGDARINGYFKNADLKQLNKHLVNQVCQATGGPCTYEGRDMKTTHKGMKITTAAFNALVEDLVAALDTFNVPEKEKGELLAILGPMKADIVEVP; translated from the coding sequence ATGAAATGGAGCAAGAAAATAGTATGCGCGACCGTCGCGGCCGCATCTTTCTGGGCCTTTAGTGGCGCCGCATCTTATGCCGCGGAGCAATCGCTCTACGAGCGACTGGGCGGAGTGGGTGCCATCCAGGCCGTCGTCACCAAGTTCATCAACAACGTGGGAGGAGATGCTCGGATCAACGGCTATTTCAAAAACGCCGACCTGAAACAGCTCAACAAACACCTCGTGAATCAGGTTTGCCAAGCCACCGGCGGGCCTTGCACCTATGAAGGTCGGGATATGAAAACGACCCATAAGGGCATGAAAATAACGACGGCCGCGTTCAACGCCCTGGTGGAAGATCTGGTTGCCGCATTGGATACCTTCAACGTGCCGGAGAAAGAAAAGGGTGAACTGCTCGCGATCCTGGGACCGATGAAAGCGGATATCGTCGAAGTCCCTTAA
- a CDS encoding DUF2062 domain-containing protein: MTPPDKQTSTRRVRSFRALLRQVLRLEEPPQRTALAFAVGVFIAFCPAYGLHTIMAILCAWLFGLNVVALLAGAFVNNPWTIVPILGATYWTGARLLGQTEIPPLTWNDLSFVGIYTQVAPYLIPFVVGGVVLSLIGALVSYPLAYAFILRYRATPDRASRPSLPPSNQVS; this comes from the coding sequence ATGACGCCTCCGGACAAACAGACCTCGACGCGCCGCGTCCGTTCTTTCAGGGCCTTGTTACGTCAGGTGCTTCGCCTTGAAGAGCCCCCGCAGCGGACCGCCCTCGCCTTCGCCGTGGGCGTGTTCATCGCGTTTTGCCCGGCGTACGGGCTCCACACGATCATGGCGATCCTGTGCGCGTGGCTTTTCGGTCTCAACGTGGTGGCGCTCTTGGCCGGCGCCTTCGTCAACAACCCGTGGACGATCGTGCCGATCCTGGGGGCGACCTATTGGACCGGCGCCCGGTTGTTGGGGCAGACGGAAATTCCGCCGCTGACGTGGAACGATCTCAGTTTCGTGGGGATTTACACGCAGGTCGCGCCGTACCTGATTCCGTTCGTCGTCGGCGGAGTGGTCTTGAGCCTGATCGGGGCGCTCGTGTCGTACCCGCTGGCGTACGCGTTCATTCTCCGGTATCGCGCGACGCCCGACCGGGCGTCGCGCCCGTCGTTGCCGCCTTCAAACCAAGTGAGCTAA
- a CDS encoding sigma-54-dependent transcriptional regulator, with translation MNSTTILLISENTDTIRLLETTAPASSTILTALTIVDGIRLWQAAGPTLVICEGTPQSVKPVLDFVRHTVPPVPVLVIGERQSIKDAVDIMRGGAADYLAKPVSCEELQTAVSRLLSQSLVNLPSPPQDRFAQIVSMSPQMNLIKQLAKEVAATDATVLITGESGTGKELFAQAIHAASSRARGPLIALNCAGIPEPLLEAELFGYQQGAFTDAKHSKPGRFQLAEGGTLFLDEIGEMSATAQAKLLRVLEDHVVDPLGATRGHQVDIRIIAATNEDLPAHIKAGRFRLDLYYRLNVYQLRIPPLRERPEDIEAILMVFLERARRERGCPIRTIAPDALALLKRHDWPGNVRELHNVVEWLTITCKHPTIQPEHLPPSIRAMPVQSGSQSERRHSLLDLGLSLEELEKRLLEEALERAGGNVSEAARLLKISRNTLRYRMAKHRL, from the coding sequence GTGAACTCTACGACTATCCTGCTCATCTCGGAGAATACCGACACCATACGGCTTCTTGAAACCACCGCTCCTGCGTCAAGCACCATCCTGACAGCCCTGACCATCGTCGACGGGATCCGTCTCTGGCAAGCAGCCGGCCCGACTTTGGTCATTTGCGAAGGAACTCCTCAGTCCGTTAAGCCGGTGCTGGACTTCGTGCGGCACACGGTCCCACCCGTCCCTGTTCTCGTCATCGGCGAGCGCCAGTCGATCAAAGACGCCGTCGATATCATGCGGGGCGGGGCGGCCGATTATCTTGCAAAACCGGTTTCCTGTGAAGAGCTGCAAACCGCCGTCTCTCGATTGCTTTCGCAATCGCTCGTCAATCTCCCATCTCCTCCGCAAGACCGCTTCGCCCAGATTGTCAGCATGTCTCCACAGATGAATTTAATCAAACAACTCGCGAAAGAAGTGGCCGCGACCGACGCGACCGTTCTGATTACCGGAGAAAGCGGAACCGGGAAGGAACTCTTCGCGCAGGCCATCCATGCCGCAAGTTCCCGGGCAAGAGGGCCTCTGATCGCCCTTAATTGCGCCGGCATTCCCGAGCCGCTGTTGGAAGCGGAACTGTTCGGCTACCAGCAAGGAGCCTTCACCGACGCCAAACACTCCAAGCCGGGTCGTTTCCAACTGGCCGAGGGCGGCACCCTTTTTTTAGATGAAATCGGAGAGATGAGCGCGACGGCTCAAGCCAAACTCCTGCGCGTCCTGGAGGACCATGTCGTCGATCCCTTGGGAGCCACCAGAGGCCACCAGGTGGACATTCGCATCATCGCCGCGACAAACGAAGATCTCCCGGCTCATATCAAAGCAGGACGGTTCCGACTTGATCTCTATTACCGGCTCAATGTCTATCAACTGCGCATCCCCCCCCTTCGCGAGCGACCGGAGGATATTGAAGCCATTCTCATGGTCTTTCTGGAGCGAGCGCGAAGAGAACGGGGCTGTCCCATTCGGACAATCGCTCCCGACGCCTTGGCCCTGCTGAAACGTCACGACTGGCCAGGCAACGTTCGCGAGCTGCACAATGTGGTGGAATGGCTCACCATCACCTGTAAACATCCGACCATTCAGCCGGAACATCTTCCGCCATCAATTCGGGCCATGCCGGTTCAGAGCGGATCGCAGAGTGAACGCAGACATTCTCTCCTGGACCTAGGCCTGTCGCTCGAAGAGTTGGAAAAACGACTGCTTGAAGAAGCGTTGGAAAGGGCGGGAGGCAATGTGTCGGAAGCCGCCCGTCTTTTGAAGATCAGTCGCAATACGCTTCGTTATCGAATGGCAAAGCACCGCCTTTGA
- a CDS encoding PAS domain-containing hybrid sensor histidine kinase/response regulator, with protein MTIPLPSTPFPDDLPHRPNITWLPTHHDLFLVMEASEDALFVTDQDGSILFLNPAARRLIGSNQNALGYNLHDLFHRVARHGEPSEACPLQVAVSSGQVTVLPPYRWTRPDGAALDLSATYWPRRKGMTVIGALAVMHNLTEQQEMQRDIQRVARLAEDAPNPIAEFDESGTMLYANTATIELMNAAGNHGDSILSIFPPQLEQIILSCLDGNQPNGRYEHALDHMVLAWTFFPIGDLRQVRAYGVDITASVALRKAKESAEESAKAKGLFLATMSHELRTPMNGVLGCTRLLQDTALTPQQQELIVTMQRSAEALLALVNDILDFSKIEAGKMTLEVADVDLRSLVKDVITLVSELARQKGLTLTSEVHENVPPLFRGDPVRLRQILLNLVGNAIKFTERGEVGITVGMDPASSPEAEHVVIRWTIQDTGIGMTKEQLDRLFQAYVQADASMTRRFGGTGLGLMICRQLVTMMGGTISVESEPGKGSTFTYTTNLLPAIQRTTPVSADIDSTIQTAASQLPRRILVVDDNEINQVVACKFLQKLGYQVEVARNGNDAIESLARANYDAVLMDCEMPVMDGYEAARCIRKKEAEQRSLRLPIIAMTGNVSVEDARQCKEAGMDEVVTKPVSLTSLRAALDHLLRTT; from the coding sequence ATGACCATTCCTCTCCCCTCGACTCCTTTTCCTGATGATCTCCCTCACCGTCCCAACATCACCTGGCTACCGACCCATCACGACCTCTTTCTGGTCATGGAAGCTTCGGAAGACGCTCTCTTTGTCACGGACCAAGACGGCAGTATTCTCTTCCTCAATCCCGCCGCCCGGCGGTTGATCGGAAGCAATCAGAACGCATTAGGGTATAACCTGCACGACCTCTTTCACCGTGTTGCACGTCATGGGGAACCTAGCGAGGCGTGCCCTTTGCAGGTTGCCGTCTCTTCCGGGCAAGTCACCGTGCTGCCGCCTTACCGATGGACCAGGCCCGATGGCGCCGCTCTGGATCTGTCCGCCACCTACTGGCCTCGCCGAAAGGGGATGACCGTGATCGGAGCCCTGGCGGTGATGCACAATCTGACCGAGCAACAAGAAATGCAGCGGGACATTCAACGAGTCGCCCGTCTCGCCGAGGACGCCCCCAATCCCATTGCCGAATTCGACGAAAGCGGTACGATGCTCTACGCCAACACCGCCACGATCGAGTTGATGAACGCAGCCGGCAACCACGGCGATTCTATCCTCTCGATCTTTCCACCCCAGCTTGAGCAAATCATCCTCTCGTGCCTCGATGGCAATCAGCCCAACGGACGGTACGAGCATGCTCTTGATCATATGGTGCTTGCCTGGACTTTTTTCCCCATCGGCGATCTCCGGCAGGTTCGAGCCTACGGAGTGGACATCACCGCCAGCGTGGCGCTCCGCAAGGCAAAGGAATCAGCCGAAGAATCGGCCAAAGCCAAGGGTCTCTTCCTCGCCACCATGAGCCATGAGCTGCGGACGCCGATGAACGGCGTCTTGGGTTGCACCAGGCTGCTGCAAGACACCGCCCTCACACCTCAGCAACAAGAATTGATCGTCACCATGCAACGGTCGGCCGAAGCCCTGCTCGCGTTGGTCAACGACATCCTCGACTTCTCGAAAATCGAGGCGGGCAAGATGACGCTTGAAGTGGCCGACGTCGATCTCCGTTCGCTGGTCAAGGATGTGATTACACTGGTCTCGGAATTGGCCAGACAAAAGGGATTGACGCTGACAAGCGAGGTTCATGAAAACGTGCCTCCTCTCTTCCGTGGAGATCCGGTGCGGCTCAGACAGATTCTCCTCAATCTGGTCGGCAACGCCATTAAGTTCACCGAACGGGGGGAAGTCGGCATCACCGTCGGCATGGATCCGGCCTCCTCTCCAGAGGCGGAGCACGTCGTCATCAGGTGGACCATACAGGACACCGGCATCGGGATGACCAAAGAGCAATTGGACCGACTGTTTCAAGCCTATGTCCAAGCCGACGCTTCGATGACACGGCGCTTCGGCGGAACAGGCTTGGGCCTGATGATTTGCCGCCAACTCGTCACCATGATGGGCGGAACCATTTCCGTGGAGAGCGAGCCGGGGAAGGGAAGCACCTTTACCTACACCACGAATCTGTTGCCGGCCATTCAGCGCACGACTCCAGTTTCTGCAGATATCGACTCGACCATTCAAACCGCAGCCTCACAACTGCCGCGGCGGATCTTGGTCGTTGACGACAACGAAATCAACCAGGTCGTTGCCTGCAAATTCCTTCAAAAACTCGGCTATCAAGTCGAGGTTGCGCGGAACGGAAACGACGCGATCGAATCATTGGCACGGGCCAACTATGACGCCGTCCTCATGGATTGCGAAATGCCCGTTATGGACGGATACGAAGCCGCGCGGTGTATCAGAAAAAAAGAGGCGGAACAGAGGTCTCTTCGTCTCCCCATCATCGCCATGACGGGAAACGTATCCGTTGAGGATGCCCGGCAATGCAAGGAAGCCGGCATGGACGAGGTGGTCACCAAGCCGGTGTCGTTGACCTCCCTCCGGGCGGCTCTCGATCACTTGTTGCGCACCACTTAA
- a CDS encoding c-type cytochrome: MKGKYWAVAACSLVTVALWSTVSWSGPESDPLKPRVPDAERGEARKMKSPLTVTPDVLAKGQELYEGKGTCANCHGQTGAGDGPGGMLLTPGPRNFTNCKFHKKRNDGELFWVIKNGSPGTGMPALVKGGILTEEEAWAIVAYERTFCKDTE; the protein is encoded by the coding sequence ATGAAAGGGAAGTATTGGGCCGTCGCAGCGTGCAGCCTCGTCACCGTCGCCTTGTGGAGTACAGTCAGTTGGTCAGGCCCCGAGTCCGACCCGTTGAAGCCGCGTGTCCCTGATGCCGAGCGAGGTGAGGCGCGAAAAATGAAAAGTCCCCTCACCGTGACACCGGACGTGCTCGCCAAGGGACAGGAGCTCTACGAGGGGAAAGGCACCTGCGCGAACTGTCACGGCCAGACCGGAGCCGGGGACGGGCCAGGGGGAATGTTGCTGACACCCGGTCCCCGCAACTTTACAAACTGTAAGTTCCACAAAAAACGGAACGATGGAGAGTTGTTCTGGGTCATCAAGAACGGAAGCCCGGGCACCGGCATGCCGGCTCTTGTGAAGGGAGGCATTCTGACCGAGGAAGAGGCATGGGCGATCGTCGCGTATGAGCGGACCTTCTGCAAGGACACGGAATAA
- the thiL gene encoding thiamine-phosphate kinase, which yields MARRKVSSIAEFSLIRAIARRFAGRAPRLIKGIGDDAAVVAAKEPSWWHVTTDLLAEGVHFDLNTADPVTIGYRAAMANLSDIAAMGAVPRYLLMTLAIPRRFKSASVFAIYDGLMEACRLHDVALIGGDTSASRAGLFLGITLIGDTAAGRALFRHGAGIGDYIYVTGTLGDSLAGFRLLSERRSPRSTNRRSLSPPAADRRLLIERHLRPSARVKEGRWLNQERLASAAIDLSDGLSGDLRHICEESGVGAEIDGDALPISASCRAYAESRRLSPVDLAVAGGEDYELLFTAPPRMHATIERQARARGFQITRIGTVRHRRFGIRMKDTDGITRPMPVTSYEHFFA from the coding sequence GTGGCTAGGCGGAAGGTTTCTTCCATCGCGGAATTTTCCTTGATCCGGGCGATCGCGCGCCGGTTTGCCGGACGCGCTCCGCGCCTTATCAAGGGAATCGGCGACGATGCCGCCGTCGTCGCGGCGAAAGAACCGTCGTGGTGGCACGTGACGACGGACCTGTTGGCGGAGGGCGTTCATTTTGATCTCAACACGGCCGACCCCGTCACGATCGGCTATCGCGCGGCCATGGCCAACCTCAGCGACATCGCCGCCATGGGAGCCGTTCCTCGCTACCTGCTGATGACGCTCGCGATTCCCCGTCGTTTCAAATCGGCGTCCGTTTTCGCGATCTACGACGGTCTCATGGAGGCCTGCCGTCTTCACGACGTCGCGCTGATCGGCGGCGACACGTCGGCCTCCCGCGCCGGCTTGTTTCTCGGCATCACGCTCATCGGCGACACGGCCGCGGGCCGAGCTCTGTTTCGTCACGGAGCCGGCATCGGCGATTACATCTACGTGACGGGGACGTTGGGAGACTCTTTAGCGGGGTTCAGGTTGCTGAGCGAGCGCCGATCGCCCCGTTCGACGAACCGGCGCTCTCTTTCGCCGCCCGCGGCCGATCGTCGCCTCCTCATCGAGCGCCACCTCCGTCCGTCGGCCCGCGTGAAGGAAGGCCGATGGCTCAACCAGGAACGATTGGCAAGCGCCGCCATCGATCTGTCGGACGGCCTGTCCGGAGACCTTCGGCATATCTGTGAAGAAAGCGGCGTGGGAGCGGAAATCGACGGCGACGCGCTCCCGATTTCGGCGTCCTGCCGAGCCTACGCGGAGAGCCGCCGCCTGTCGCCCGTTGATTTGGCGGTCGCGGGGGGTGAAGATTACGAGCTCTTGTTTACGGCTCCACCGCGAATGCACGCAACCATCGAGCGGCAGGCCCGCGCGAGAGGATTTCAGATCACCCGCATCGGCACTGTTCGACACCGGCGATTCGGGATTCGCATGAAAGACACCGACGGCATCACGCGGCCGATGCCCGTCACCAGCTACGAACACTTCTTCGCATGA
- a CDS encoding HD domain-containing protein: protein MDHTDRSNAPYDGSALIADPIHRYLSFTVPYAEPDPSERTEKDLIDSPWVQRLRYIYQLQSARWVYPSAEHSRFVHSLGTMHVAGRFARHLYPFLKKVVPDVPSANYVEEVLRVTALVHDIGHGPFCHFFDENYLHLFDLTHERLGQIIIREHLGPIIRKIRRSPSGPFAKGEELDPDQIAHLILKEKSKDNSRLPRWLDLLQPVISGAYTGDNLDYVLRDSYMCGVAVGPVDLTRLIHYTIMTDKGFTIHKTGLPALQMFLNTRMYLYSNVYFHRTTRAIDIHLRDIFGETMKLLFPYDPRKHMDKYRSLTDWSLLEEVRSWRRTGVKARRRLGEEWGRILDRDVKWKMAYSTSLKEKGEARGMAFPGHRHFAQQIAKELPKELRNVEFRVDMAPLDPRPDPKDQRGRPLYVYDPGTKQVSTEPLEEFLDLLPTRLVQFRVYSLDHTHDAALSRAAAAVLNKAPSSIESSY from the coding sequence ATGGATCATACCGACCGATCGAACGCTCCTTACGACGGATCGGCGCTCATCGCCGATCCCATCCACCGCTACCTCTCGTTCACCGTTCCCTATGCCGAGCCCGACCCCTCCGAGCGAACCGAGAAGGATTTGATCGATTCGCCGTGGGTCCAGCGGCTCCGATACATTTACCAGTTGCAGAGCGCGCGTTGGGTGTATCCGTCGGCCGAGCACAGCCGGTTCGTCCATTCTCTCGGCACCATGCACGTGGCCGGACGATTCGCCCGCCATCTCTATCCGTTTCTCAAAAAAGTCGTCCCGGACGTTCCCTCGGCCAACTACGTCGAAGAAGTGCTGCGCGTCACCGCCCTGGTTCACGACATCGGCCACGGCCCCTTTTGCCATTTCTTCGACGAGAACTATCTCCATCTTTTCGACCTGACCCACGAACGACTGGGACAGATCATCATCCGCGAGCATTTAGGGCCTATCATCAGAAAAATCCGCCGCAGCCCGTCCGGCCCCTTCGCCAAGGGGGAGGAGCTGGACCCGGATCAAATCGCGCATCTGATTCTCAAAGAAAAAAGCAAGGACAACTCCCGCCTTCCCCGCTGGCTCGATCTCCTGCAGCCCGTCATCTCCGGCGCCTACACGGGAGACAACCTCGATTATGTCCTGCGGGACTCCTACATGTGCGGAGTGGCCGTCGGTCCGGTCGACCTCACCAGGCTCATTCACTATACGATCATGACCGACAAAGGTTTCACGATCCATAAAACCGGCCTGCCGGCCCTTCAAATGTTTCTGAACACCCGCATGTACCTCTACTCCAACGTGTATTTTCACCGCACGACCAGAGCCATTGACATTCACCTGCGCGACATCTTCGGCGAGACAATGAAACTCTTGTTTCCCTACGATCCGCGCAAACACATGGACAAGTATCGGTCGCTCACGGATTGGTCCCTCCTGGAAGAAGTCCGATCCTGGCGACGCACCGGAGTCAAGGCCCGCCGAAGACTCGGCGAGGAATGGGGTCGGATCTTGGACCGGGACGTGAAGTGGAAAATGGCCTACAGCACGTCGCTCAAGGAAAAGGGAGAGGCGCGCGGCATGGCGTTTCCCGGCCACCGGCACTTCGCGCAGCAGATCGCCAAGGAGTTGCCGAAGGAGCTGCGGAACGTGGAGTTTCGCGTGGACATGGCCCCGCTTGATCCAAGGCCGGATCCCAAAGATCAACGCGGTCGTCCGCTGTATGTGTATGATCCGGGAACCAAGCAGGTGTCAACCGAACCTTTGGAGGAATTTCTGGATCTGTTGCCGACCAGGCTCGTCCAATTTCGGGTTTATTCACTCGATCATACCCACGACGCGGCGCTTTCCCGAGCGGCGGCGGCCGTCCTGAACAAGGCGCCGTCCAGCATCGAGTCCAGCTACTAG